The sequence GATGGTGCGCTTGCTGATAGGCAAGTAAAAATTCTCCCAGGTCACAGACAGCTTTGGAAAGTTCTATTCTGTCAATGGGATTGATTGATGAAAAATACCCCTCGTCCTTTAATATTTTCTGATAAATTGTTTTGGGAAGTGAAAGAAACTTCCCTGCGGCAGAACCCAAAGGCACTTTCATTTCATTTGTTTGAGATTGCAAATGCGCCTGGGCTGCTTCTGAGAAATAGGCATTTTCCAGAAGCAGTTTCTTGTAAAAGTATCCACAGGTCGGGCACGAGCATATTATTTTATAGCCTTTCCTGACAGCCTGCACTAATGTTTCAACATTGGTTTTAATTTTTTCCAATGCCTTTTGTTTCTGACCTTCCATCAACAGAGGCATGCTGCAGCAGGCCTGTTCCGGTACAAAAACGTCGATCCCTATCCCCTCAAGAAAATTTACCGTGGCCTTTCCGACTTCCGGGAAAAAATATCCGGCACTGCAGCCTGCAAAATAAGCAACTTTCTCCCCGGATTTGGCTGATTTCCCCCTGATGGCATTGCCGCCTTTATTTTTGACCCATTGAAAAAAATTCTGACCGGGGAATTGGGGCAATATCCTGTCCGGGTGGATTTTTGCAGTCTTTTTTATCATTGAAGCGGTAACGGGCCTACTGTTGATCCAATTGGCTGATCGACTCAGTAATGTGCCCAATCTGCCGGCTTTCCGGGCGTCAGCAATAAAGCTGACGGATAAAGGTACGCCGTTCTCATTTGCAGCGGCAGCTTTTGCTTGCAGAATCAGCATTCTTACATCAGGACAGGGGCACAACCCGCACAATGTGCAACGGTCAAGCAGTTGACAAATTGTGTTATTGTCAATCAATTCCCCTTGTTCAATCAGTTCATCATTTACTCTGTAGAGCTCAGGAAAAAACAGGCAATCTTCATCCAGATGAGTCCTGCAGACGTCACACCCGGATTTGCCTGCGCATTTTTCAAATATTTTTAGCACCATGGCCTTTGACGAAATACTCATGATTTCATTATCTTTTTACGGTCATTTGTTAATATTTTTATTCCATCAGGTTGACAACGACATTACTGATATCACTCTGCCCGCAACGCTTCCAGCGGATCAAGCCCCGCCGCTTTCTGTGCCGGAATCACGCCTGCCAGTAATCCTATCGATGCGGCAAGTATCTCCGCATATAACGCATAAAGCCAGGGCGTGTGTGTCGGTAATGCCGGGACCAGAACGCCGAGCAGCCAGGCAATCCCGGCACCGCCGGCTAAACCTGCTATACCGCCGATCACGGCCAGAACCACGGCTTCGCCAAGAAACAGCAGCAGGATCTGCTTTCTGTCCGCACCGATTGCTCTCATCAGGCCGATCTCAGGCGTCCGCTCATTAACCGCTATGGTCATAATAGTAAGAATCCCCACACCACCGACAAAGAGCGAGATGGCACCCAGCCCACCCACAGCAACGGTGAGTATATTGAGCACCGAACCGAGCACCTTGAGCATCTCTTCCTGGGTGGTGATGGTAAAGTCCTCAGCACCATGCCTGTTGACCAGAATTTTTCTTGCTCGTTCCGCGATAGTTTTCGACTGCAGTCCGGTTCGATAAACCAGATCGATCTCCATCAGGCTCTGCTGATTGAAAAGACTCATGGCCCTCACAGTCGGGATGTATACCGCGTCATCAAGATCAAAACCGAGCATCTGCCCCTTGGTTTCCATCACCCCGATTACCCGGTACCGCTCCCCAGCTATCCGGATAATCTTGCCAAGGGGATTTGACTCCCGGAAAAGCTCGTGCTTCACCTTGCTGCCAAGCACCACATAGGACCGCGGAGCAGTCAAATTATCTTCCGGCAAAAACCGTCCTTTCACCACCCTGATCTGCCAGACCTCACTTGCAGACGGCCCCACCCCTAAAATGGTGGTCCTTCGACTTCGGCCATAAAATTCAACCGGCCCATTTCCCTGAATGACTGAAATAGTGCTGACCACACCCGGAATGCGTGCCAGAGCCTGTTCGTCAGCAATAGACAGGGGACGGATATTGTTGATAACCGCCCCGGATGTGCCAAGTGTGGTGGCCTTGCCCGGATTGATACCGATCAGATTGGTGCCGAATTGAGTAAATTCTGCCAGAGTGAACCGATGAATACCTTCACCTATGGAAGTGAGCAATACCACCGAACCGATCCCCACCGCAATGCCGAGAATGGTAAGAAAGGAGCGAAGCCGCTGATCCACCAGCGAGTTCAATGATAAACGGAACAGGTCCCCTGGATGCATCAGCTCACCTCCTTGACAAGGACTCAATCGGATCAAGCCGGGCAGCCCTGAATGCCGGCAGCACACCGAAAAGAAGGCCGCAGCCAACAGCAACCGTCAGGGCCGTCACAAGGGCCCAGGAAGGGATATCAAGCGGAAATTGCGGGTACAGATACTCCACCAACCCGGTAGCACCGGCAGCAAGCAACAACCCCAACGCCCCGCCGAGAAATGAGAGCAATGCGGCCTCGCCAAGGAAAAGAGCAACGATCTGCCCACTGGGCGCGCCAAGGGCTTTAAGCAAACCGACTTCCGAACGTCGCTGACTTACCGCTATCAGCATCACATTCATAATCAGGATCCCCGCCACCCCCACACTGATTGCAGCTATGCCGCTTACAGTGAGGGTCAATGCCGTAAAAATCTTATCAAAGGTGGCAAGCACCGCATCCTGGGTAACAACGGTCACATCATCCTCTCCATCATGGCGTTTGCGGATTATTTTTAAAATCACTTCTTTTGCTTTTGGAATCAGATCCCGCTCGGAAGCCTCTATCATAATCCGGAACAGCGATTCGGTATTAAACAGTGCCTGGGCAGAAGCAACCGGAATGATGACCAGATCACTCATATCAAGCCCGATCGATTCCCCCTTATCGGAGAGGACGCCGGTCACAATAAACCGGTTGTCACCGATACGAACCTTCTTTCCGACTGCTGACTGTGTACCAAACAGCTCTTTCCTGGTCGTCTCCCCAAGTACGCATATCGGTGTTGCCCGACCTATATCACCTGGCGGAAGAAACCGCCCGCTGCCCATTTCGAGTTGATTTATATTGTGTAATTGCGAAGTGGAGCCGAGGATGGTCACCTCGCGCTCACGCCTGCCGTAAGATACCGGCGCGGCACCAATTATGATGGGGGCGACATAGCGGATAACCGAGGAACGCTGGAGCGCCGCCGCATCATCCAAAGTGAGATCACGCGGCGTGACGCCAAGCAGGGGCGGCAGTCCTCCAACTGTTTCAGAGCGACCCGGCAATACAATCAGAAGGTTGGTGCCAAGGGATGAGAACTGCCCGACAACATAGGTTCTGGCCCCTTCTCCCAGCGTGGAAAGCAGGACCATTGAGGCCACACCGATGGCCATAGCCAGCAACATCAGAAATGTCCTGGTGGGATACCCAAGTGAAGCACGGGTCGAAAAAGTCAGGATGTCTATGGGTTTCATCACCTTCCTTCCAACAACTCTTCTATTTTGAAGCGGTATCGGAAACAATACGCCCGTCCACCATATGTATCCGACGGGCTGCCCGATCCCCCAGCTCCGGGTCGTGGGTAACCATTATCACCGTTATCCCATCCCGGTTGAGCTGTTCCAGAATCCCGATCACCTCCATGCCGGAGTTCCTGTCAAGGTTGCCTGTCGGTTCATCGGCAAGGAGGATATGAGGGTTCATTATGGTTGCCCTGGCAATGGCCACCCGCTGCCGTTGGCCGCCTGAGAGTTGGTCCGGTCTATGATTGGCCCGCTGTTCCAGGCCAAATGCTTTGACCACCCTGGCCACCCGCTCTTTGCGCTCTTTCCGGTCAACCCCGGCCAGCATGAGTGGGAGTTCCACATTTTCGGCACTGCTCATCCTCGGTACCAAGTGAAAAAACTGAAAGATAAAACCAATTTTATGACGGCGAAACTCAGCCTGCTGATGATCGCTGAGCTTGGTCATATCCTCATCTTCAAAAAAATAGGTGCCGCTGTCCGGCCTGTCCAGGAGGCCGATCATGTTCAACAGGGTCGATTTTCCTGAACCGGACGGTCCCATGATCGCCACATATTCACCCTTGCCGATTGTCAGGTCGACCTGACGCAGTCCGTGAACCTGCTCATCGCCCACTTTAAAGATGCGGCTCAACTGCTCCAGGACAATCATTGCCGCTCCTCAACGCGAACAGCCTCGACACCATCTTCCAGCCCGGGTTTATCCACATTAACGACAATCAACTCCCCTTCAGCAAGGCCGTTAACCACCTCAGTTGCCGCCCAGTTGGAGAGTCCGGTGGAAATTGTTCGTTTTTGAACATGATGGTCGCCCGGGGAAAAAACAAAAACAGAGGCTTCTTCCATAACAGCCTCGGTAGGAATTTTCAGGCTATTCTGTCTGACATCGATCACCACCTCGACATCGGCACTGTATCCTGCCAGCAGCTCGGAAAACGCTTCACGATTGTCAAAAGAGACCTCGATCTCGACAGTTCTCGCCTGCTTTTCCAGATCGAGTACATAGGGGGCAATTCGACGAACCTGGCCGGAAAACGACCTGTTGCGAAAGGCGTCGAGGGTTATCCGCACCTCCATACCGACCCTTACCTCGGCGGCATCAACCTCATCAATGGGGGCAGAAACGTAGTAGCAGCTGTTTTCAATCAGATCCACGGCCGGCGGTGTCAAAACCCCGACCGGTGACGGTGTGATATATTCGTTGAGCTCACCTTCAATCTCGGCGATAACGCCGTCAAACGGTGCAATGAGCCGGGTACGGGACAGGTTGACCCGCGCAACCTCAACCTGAGCCTGCCTCATCTCCACGGAAGCCCGTGCCGCAGTGCACTCTGCCCGCAACGATTTTGCTTTGGTTACGGCCTGGTCCGTATGTTCTTCCGAAACAATCCGCTGTTTAAATAGGATTTCTGCCCGATGGGCCTGACGACCGGCCTCATCCGCCGAAAGGCATACCGCATTGGCCTTGGCCTCTGCCACTGCCACCTCTCTTTCGGATAGAACCAATTGGGCTTTAAGATCCTCGTTCCAGATCTCCAGCAACAGCTCACCGGCCTTTACCGAGTCCCCTTCCCGGATGGGGAGAAGGGCAACCTGACCACCCAGGCTTGGTGAAAGCTTGGCTCGCCTGCAGGCATTGACCGTGCCGGCCCTGGTGTTGGCAACGGTCTTCTCAACCGTTCCCCTGACCACCGCCTTCACCACCAGTTCAAGCGGCTTAGGCCTTGTTTTCTGCCGGATAAGAATAGCTGCTCCGGCTATGATCAGCAAAACCACAACCCAGCGGATCAGTTTTTTCATCGATCCTCCTCAGCCCGTAAGCCGCGTCAACTAAAGATCAAGACATTCGTTTTTTTTCGCGGATTCAATTGTACAGCAGTACGGACTTCGGATCAATTGCAACCAGCTTAATTATTTTGCAGACATTATATCCAATTTAAATCCCCGATTTTTTTACCTTTCCCACTGGGGCAAGGTATATCGTAAATTCTTCTTCACCATCAAGACCGAGTAGGTCATCTAATTCTTCCTGGTCATCCACATTAAAAATGGCAAGGTAAGTTTCAAGAGCATGACGACATCCGGCAAAAGGAATATTCGATTCACGAACATCAATTTTATTTTATGGGTGTTAATTTAACCGTTCAGCCCAGCGGAAATGGGAACCAGTCCTGAGAATGGGCACCACAAAAACTGCCCGTCGGAGAGGATTGGCTACCGCTGGAGCGGGTTTTTATCTCATCCTTTTTTAAACTCAAACCGTCACGCTTGCATTCACACTCTTTGGGGGCGAGAACTATAATTTACGCTGATCAACCAGAATCTTAATAATAGTACGGGGTTTTAAATTCCACATTGGAGACATTTCGATATTGATGTAGTCCACAGTGAGAATTGGAAATGATCCCCCATCCACAATACTTCTGCTATTGAATGCTGTTTTAAAATAGGCCTGGGCGACTGATAATACCATAAGTCCTGAGTTTCAAAATACTGAATTTTTGAACGAATATTGTTATCTTATATCGTTTGGTGTAGCATGAACCATACTCAAAAAATTTTATAAATACGCCGCAATGAAATTTTATTCAAACCCCTTAATTAATTGAGTAAAGGACATTTGGTCAATGAGTTCTGAGAATGCATATAAGTCGTTAGGCAAAGACGATCTCCTGGCAATACTGTTAGAGACTGAGAAGCTTGCGAATATTGGAGGTTGGGAATGGGACATTGTTAATGACATATGGACTTTTTCAGATAATTGGCTCCGCATACATGGTTGCACCAAACGCCATCTTGGCACTGAAGATTTGATAGCTATTGCACATCCTGAGGACAGAGATGCAATACGATTTTCTTTTAATGAGGCAGCCGAAAGAGCTGCCAAGTATGAAATTCAACATCGGATTATTCGTCAGGACACTGGTGAGAAAAGATATGTCCATGCCTGCGGTGTCGCAAAATTGAATAAAAGAGGAGAAGTTGTAAAACTATATGGTTCAGCTCAGGACATCACCGAACGCAAGCAGTTAGAAGAAGCTACCCATAAGCGAGAAGGTCGTTACAAAGCTATTTTACAAACGGCTATTGATGGTTTTTGGATCACCGACATAAACGGGCATTTTTTAGAAGTAAACTCAGCCTACTCGAAAATGAGCGGTTACAGCCAGAATGAACTGTTAACCATGCAGATTGCCGATGTAGAAACGGGTGAAGATTTTAAGGAAATTGAGAAGCATTTAAAAAAAGGCATCACAATAGGATACGATTGCTTCGAATCATTTCATCGCAGAAAAGACAATAGTACTTATCCTGTTGAGATTAATTTTACCTACTCGGATAAAGAGGGTGGGCGATTTGTTGTTTTTATAAAAGACATAAGTGAACGTAAAGAGGCAGAAGACAATTTACTAAAAAACCGATATTACCTTGCTAAAGCTCAAGAAATTGGAAAGATAGGCACATGGGAACTGGACATCCAGAAAAACTCCTTAATATGGACAGACGAAAATTATAAAATTTTTGGTGTACCCCTCGGCACAAAATTGAACTATGAGATATTTCTATCTTGTATTCATCCAGAAGACCGGGAGTATGTTGATAAAAAATGGAATGACGCATTAAAAAGCAAATCCTATGACATAATACATCGGGTAATTGCTGACAATAAGACCAAGTGGGTAAGGGAAAAAGCTGATATTAAGTTTGACTCAGAAGGTAATCCAACCATTGCTGTCGGGTTTACCCAGGACTTAACAGGTCTTAAAGAAATAGAGAATGCTCTCCAGGAAAGTGAAGAAAAATTCAAAACCATGTTTGAAAAAGCGCCATTGAGTTACCAGTCCCTTGACGAAAATGGCTGTTTCAAGGAGGTAAATCAAACCTGGTTGAAAACCATGGGATATACCCGGGAAGAAGTTTTGGGAAAAAATTTCAATGAATTTTTAGTTCCTGAATGGAAGAATCATTTTAAAGAGAATTTTCCGCGGTTTAAAGCTGTGGGCGAGATCCTTGGGGTTGAATTCGAAATGGTAAAAAAAAACGGGGACGCCATATTGGTTTCTTTCCACGGGAAAATAGCAAAAAACGAAACGGGAGGTTTTAAGCAGACCCATTGTATATTTCAGGACATTACAAGCATAAGGCAAGCTGAAGCATCATCAAACAGATTGAAAGAACGTCTGGAAAGCCTCTGGAATATAACTAAAATTGCTGATTCTGATATTCAAACAATCAGTGATCACGTTTTGGAAGAGGTCCAGAAAATAACCCAAAGCAAATATGCATTTTATGGCTTTATTGATCAGGATCAGAAATTTCTGAAACTGCATGCCTGGTCCACGGATACTATGGCTTCATGCAAGGTAACGGATCAGCCGCTTCACTTTGATATTGAAACGGCCGGGATATGGGCAAATGCTGTGCGAAATAATGAAATTGTCACCTTAAATGACTTCAGCCTGGATTTACCCGGAAAAAAGGGGCTGCCGGATGGACACGTCCCGTTGAATCGCATAATGGCTGTACCGCTCATAAGAAATGACAGGGTGATATCGATTGCTGTTGTTGCGAATAAAAAAGAAAAATATACCGGTGAGGATGAGGATCAGGTAAAAGCCTTTTTAAAAAACGTTCAGATTTTGATTGATCGGAAGGCAGTGACACAAGAGCTTCAAAGAAGCGAACAGAAGTTCGCAAAAGTCTTTCATAATGCCCCGCTGATGATAGCCATCAGTGATTACAGCACCGGGGAAATTCTGGATGCAAATCAGGAACACCTTAAATTATCCGGATATACTCGGGATGAACTTATCGGGAGAAGATCTGAGGAGATTGATTGGATCAGACCCGAAGATAGAAGGCGTCTGGTCGAGATGATCAAATCCCAAGGATATGTACGAGGGCAGAAACTGACCGTCTATTCCAAAACCAGGGATCCCATACCCTGTATTTATAATGGGGTTCTGGTTGATGTCGATGGAGAATCCCGGATTGTTTCAATCGCCCATGATATCTCTGAACAGATGAAAGCAGAGGGAGATCTCAGAAAACAGAAAAACCTGTTTGAAACGATGTTTAATACCATTCCAGACGGTGTAGTTATAACCAATACAGAGCGAGAGATAATATTGGCCAATCGTGGGATGAAAAATACCTTTGGATACACTCCAGAAGAGCTTATTGGAAAAAAAACGAAATGTCTGTATGCCGGGCAAAAAGAATTTCAAGCGACTGGCTCAGAAATATTCAATAAAGATACCCAAAACCCACATGGCTTATATATCTCCCGCTATAGGAAAAAAGATGGAAAACTATTCACTGGGGAAACATTTGGTGCCAAGTTATACGACGGGAAAAACCAGTGGATCGGTAATTTGGGAATCATGCGTGACATAACAGATCGAGAGCAGACAGAGAAACGGCTGCAACAGGCGCAAAAAATGGAATCGATCGGGAGTCTTGCGGGGGGTATTGCCCATGATTTTAACAATATATTATTTCCAATTGTTGGCATGTCTGAATTGCTTCTTGAAGATCTTCTTCCAGGCAGTGTTGAAAGGGAGAATGCTGAAGAAATTTTAAAAGCAGGCAAAAGGGGCAGCGACCTTGTCAAACAAATTCTCGCCTTCAGCCGCCAATCTGAACATACGATGATGCCAACTCGAATTCAAAATATTTTAAACGAAGTGATAAAACTATCCCGGTCTACGATTCCAACTTACATTGAAATCAAACAAGACATTCAAAAAGACTGTGGCATGGTTTTGGCGGATCCATCTCAAATTCATCAAATCGGAATGAATCTCATCACCAATGCTTATCACGCTGTAGAAGACACTGGTGGAACAATTTCGGTTAAGCTGAGACAGGCCGATCTCAAGGTTCCTGACAGGCCTGACATGAATCTAACTCCAGGTAATTATGCTGTTATATCAATTTCAGATTCGGGTCACGGTATGCCAACAAGACTTTTAGAAAAAATTTTCGACCCGTATTTTACAACAAAGCAACAGGGAAAAGGAACCGGCCTTGGCCTGGCAGTGGTTTATGGTATTGTAAAGGAGCATGGGGGCGAGATTAAGGTTTACAGTGAAATTGGCAATGGCTCGAAATTTGAAATCTATCTGCCGTTGATGAAGAAAACAATCGGTCCTGAATCACTCGCTGAAGTTGAAGAGAATCCAGGTGGGAATGAACGAATCTTGCTTGTTGACGATGAGGGGTCTATAGCAAAACTTGAAAAACAGATGCTCGAAAGGATGGGCTACATGGTTACTTCCCGGTTACATAGTGTTGAAGCTCTGGAGGCATTCAGAGCAAGCCCGTCTTCATACGACCTGGTGATTACTGACATGAGCATGCCAAACATCCCGGGAGATGAATTAGCACGAAAAATTAAATCAATAAAATCTGACGTGCCAATCATCATTTGCACAGGATTCAGTGAAAGAATCCATGAAGGTAATATTAAACAAATGGATATTGATGGATTATTGATGAAACCCGTTGTAAAATCAGATCTGGCTAAACTTGTTCGGAACGTATTGGATGATGCTCAAGGGAAAATCTGATTTTCAATATACGTTTAAGGAAAATCCCCCCCAACAATAAGTCTATTATAAAATGCTCAAAGCCAGTATTGAAGGGGCGTTGACTTCTTCTGCCATTTCTCACCTATCTGAAATCGTTGGCAGTCCGCTTTTATACCATGATTGCTGGGTTTTAATTTACTCGATTTCATTGGAATTATTGCTTTTTTTTGTTGGCTTGTATAAAACAAATTTAATCAACAAAAAAATATTGTCCGATAGTAATCATGAATATAGCAAGTTTGCGCTTCACAACAGATTTGTAAAAATTGATCAGTGGCGAGGTTAGATTGTGACCAGAAAACCAACCTATGAGGAACTCCTTCAAAAAGTTAAAAAACTGGAAGAGGAAAGATGCGCCTGGAAAAAAGATTCATTCGTTGAAGCAAGTAATTCCAAACCAAGAGGAACAGATTCGGCGGATCCAGATAATGATTTTTGGGAAAAAAAAGACAACCTCGGATCTATTATAAATGTTGGCAAACTTCAGTCGATCATGGACGACTTCCATAAACTGACTGGAATGGTTACCGCTATCCTTGATATGGAAGGTAATGTCATAGAATCAACTGGATGGCAGGATATCTGCACTAAATTTCATAGAGTACACCCAATAACTAAAAAGAACTGTACCGAAAGTGATCTTTACCTTGTTAAAAATATTAAGTATGGGGAGTATATAGAATACCAATGTAAAAATGGTCTGTGGGACGTCGTCACGCCATTATATATCGGGAACAAACATGTGGGCAATATTTACACCGGGCAATTTTTTTATGAGGGCGACCCGGTGGATGAAAACAGATTTATCAAACAGGCAGAAACTTACGGGTTCGATAAAGAATTATACTTGGATGCATTCCGCCGCATCCCGAGATACAACAGGAAAACTATAAAAGATTTAATGAGCTTTCTGGTCAAATTCACTTCCTATGTGTCAAACGTTAGCTATTCAAATTTGAAGTTGGAAACGGAAATTTATGATCGTAAACAGGCGGAAGATGAGCTTCGAAAAAGTGAACGAAGGTTCCAACGGGCCATGAACGCGAGTCAGGATGGTATATATGATTGGGATTTAGAGACTAAAGATATCTACTATTCTCCGGGTTGGAAGCGTATGCTGGGTTATGAACCTGATGAACTTCCAAATGATTTTTCTGTTTGGGAGAAATTAACACATCCTGATGACGCAAAATCATCTTGGACTATGATGAACGAGGTGATTGAGGGCAAAAGGGATCGGTTCGAAATTGAGTTCAGAATGAAGCATAAGAACGGTCATTGGGTTGATATTCTCTCCAGATCGAACCTGTATACAGATGATTTGAATGGCAAAATCCGTGTCGTTGGAACTCATGTAGATATCTCAGAGATCAAAAAGATTGAAAGAGAATTAAAAGCAAGGGAAGAAGAACATTGGGCAATCCTTGAAACAGCCATGGACGGTTTCTGGATTATCGATACTGCAGGCCGCTTTCTCGAAGTTAATGAAACCTATTGTGAAATGAGCGGCTATGCAGAAGAAGAGCTTCTTCACATGGATATCAGTGCCGTGGAAGATGTTGAGAAGCCCTTCGACGTCGCTACACACATGCAGAAGGTTCTGGCCGAGGGACAGGACCGATTTGAAAGTCGCCACCGTCGCAAGGACGGGACAGTCTTCGATGTGGAAATAAGCGTTCAGAAACGACCGTTGGATGAACCGCAATGCGTGGTCTTTATTCGTGACATCACCGAGCGCAAGTGCTCGGAATTAGCTCTTTTAGAAAGCGAAACTCGTTTTAAAGCACTTCATAATGCATCTTTCGGGGGAATAGTCATTCATGACCAGGGTGTCATTCTGGAATGTAACCAAGGTCTTTCGGAAATGATGGGTTATGAATATTCAGAGCTTATTGGAATGGACGGACTTTTGTTGATAGCCGACCAATCCCGTGAAAAAGTAAAAAATAATATTCGTACTGGTTATGAAAAACCTTATGAAGCATTCGGTTTGCGGAAAAATGGTGAGGAATTTCCAATGCACTTAGAGGCCCGGAATGTACCTTATAAGGGGAAAAAAGTAAGAACTGTCGAGTTCCGAGATCTAACCGAACAGAAAAAGACTGAAACGGAAAAAGAAAAACTCCAGGCCCAACTCTTACAGGCACAGAAGATGGAGTCCGTGGGCCGTCTGGCCGGAGGTGTCGCCCACGACTTTAACAATATGCTCAACATAATCCTCGGCAATACGGAAATAGCAATTGAGGACATAGCCCCGGATGACCCGGTCCACGGAAACCTTGGAGAAATTTTATCTGCGGCCAAGCGCTCTGCCGACATCACCAGACAACTGCTGGCTTTTTCAAGAAAACAGACCATAGCACCCAAGATCCTTAATCTCAACGATACCATCAAGAGCATGCTCAGGATGCTTCGGCGGCTGATCGGCGAGGATATCGACCTGGCGTGGCTACCTGGTGCAAATATCCGGCAGGTCAGGATGGACCCGTCACAAATCGATCAGATTCTGGCCAATCTGTGCGTCAACGCCCGCGATGCCATTGCAGACGTGGGAAAGATCACCATAGAAACTGGCAACACGACGTTTGATTCCGCCTATTGTGCAACACATCCGGGCTTTGTTGCTGGTGACTTTGTCCTGCTGGCTGTCAGCGATGACGGCTGCGGTATGGATCAGGAGACAATATCTAAGATGTTCGAGCCATTCTTTTCTACCAAGGACATAGGTAAGGGCACCGGTCTGGGGCTGGCTACTGTGTACGGCATCGTTAAACAAAATGAAGGTTTCATAAACGTTTACAGCGAGCCGGACCAGGGTACCACCTTCCGGATCTATCTGCCCCAGTATCGGGCTGAAACTGAAAGTCCGAAGAAAAAAATAGCAGAAAAAATAAGCGTGGACGGAAATGAAACCATTTTGTTGGTGGAGGATGAACCTTCCATCCTAAGAATGACACGCATGATGCTGGAGCGAAACGGTTACAAAATCCTTGCGGCCAGCACGCCGGGAGAAGCGATCTCGATT comes from uncultured Desulfobacter sp. and encodes:
- a CDS encoding PAS domain S-box protein, with the protein product MSSENAYKSLGKDDLLAILLETEKLANIGGWEWDIVNDIWTFSDNWLRIHGCTKRHLGTEDLIAIAHPEDRDAIRFSFNEAAERAAKYEIQHRIIRQDTGEKRYVHACGVAKLNKRGEVVKLYGSAQDITERKQLEEATHKREGRYKAILQTAIDGFWITDINGHFLEVNSAYSKMSGYSQNELLTMQIADVETGEDFKEIEKHLKKGITIGYDCFESFHRRKDNSTYPVEINFTYSDKEGGRFVVFIKDISERKEAEDNLLKNRYYLAKAQEIGKIGTWELDIQKNSLIWTDENYKIFGVPLGTKLNYEIFLSCIHPEDREYVDKKWNDALKSKSYDIIHRVIADNKTKWVREKADIKFDSEGNPTIAVGFTQDLTGLKEIENALQESEEKFKTMFEKAPLSYQSLDENGCFKEVNQTWLKTMGYTREEVLGKNFNEFLVPEWKNHFKENFPRFKAVGEILGVEFEMVKKNGDAILVSFHGKIAKNETGGFKQTHCIFQDITSIRQAEASSNRLKERLESLWNITKIADSDIQTISDHVLEEVQKITQSKYAFYGFIDQDQKFLKLHAWSTDTMASCKVTDQPLHFDIETAGIWANAVRNNEIVTLNDFSLDLPGKKGLPDGHVPLNRIMAVPLIRNDRVISIAVVANKKEKYTGEDEDQVKAFLKNVQILIDRKAVTQELQRSEQKFAKVFHNAPLMIAISDYSTGEILDANQEHLKLSGYTRDELIGRRSEEIDWIRPEDRRRLVEMIKSQGYVRGQKLTVYSKTRDPIPCIYNGVLVDVDGESRIVSIAHDISEQMKAEGDLRKQKNLFETMFNTIPDGVVITNTEREIILANRGMKNTFGYTPEELIGKKTKCLYAGQKEFQATGSEIFNKDTQNPHGLYISRYRKKDGKLFTGETFGAKLYDGKNQWIGNLGIMRDITDREQTEKRLQQAQKMESIGSLAGGIAHDFNNILFPIVGMSELLLEDLLPGSVERENAEEILKAGKRGSDLVKQILAFSRQSEHTMMPTRIQNILNEVIKLSRSTIPTYIEIKQDIQKDCGMVLADPSQIHQIGMNLITNAYHAVEDTGGTISVKLRQADLKVPDRPDMNLTPGNYAVISISDSGHGMPTRLLEKIFDPYFTTKQQGKGTGLGLAVVYGIVKEHGGEIKVYSEIGNGSKFEIYLPLMKKTIGPESLAEVEENPGGNERILLVDDEGSIAKLEKQMLERMGYMVTSRLHSVEALEAFRASPSSYDLVITDMSMPNIPGDELARKIKSIKSDVPIIICTGFSERIHEGNIKQMDIDGLLMKPVVKSDLAKLVRNVLDDAQGKI
- a CDS encoding PAS domain S-box protein — protein: MTRKPTYEELLQKVKKLEEERCAWKKDSFVEASNSKPRGTDSADPDNDFWEKKDNLGSIINVGKLQSIMDDFHKLTGMVTAILDMEGNVIESTGWQDICTKFHRVHPITKKNCTESDLYLVKNIKYGEYIEYQCKNGLWDVVTPLYIGNKHVGNIYTGQFFYEGDPVDENRFIKQAETYGFDKELYLDAFRRIPRYNRKTIKDLMSFLVKFTSYVSNVSYSNLKLETEIYDRKQAEDELRKSERRFQRAMNASQDGIYDWDLETKDIYYSPGWKRMLGYEPDELPNDFSVWEKLTHPDDAKSSWTMMNEVIEGKRDRFEIEFRMKHKNGHWVDILSRSNLYTDDLNGKIRVVGTHVDISEIKKIERELKAREEEHWAILETAMDGFWIIDTAGRFLEVNETYCEMSGYAEEELLHMDISAVEDVEKPFDVATHMQKVLAEGQDRFESRHRRKDGTVFDVEISVQKRPLDEPQCVVFIRDITERKCSELALLESETRFKALHNASFGGIVIHDQGVILECNQGLSEMMGYEYSELIGMDGLLLIADQSREKVKNNIRTGYEKPYEAFGLRKNGEEFPMHLEARNVPYKGKKVRTVEFRDLTEQKKTETEKEKLQAQLLQAQKMESVGRLAGGVAHDFNNMLNIILGNTEIAIEDIAPDDPVHGNLGEILSAAKRSADITRQLLAFSRKQTIAPKILNLNDTIKSMLRMLRRLIGEDIDLAWLPGANIRQVRMDPSQIDQILANLCVNARDAIADVGKITIETGNTTFDSAYCATHPGFVAGDFVLLAVSDDGCGMDQETISKMFEPFFSTKDIGKGTGLGLATVYGIVKQNEGFINVYSEPDQGTTFRIYLPQYRAETESPKKKIAEKISVDGNETILLVEDEPSILRMTRMMLERNGYKILAASTPGEAISIAREHTGKIHLLMTDVVMPEMNGRDLAKNILSLYPNLKRLFMSGYTANVIAHHGVLDEGVNFIQKPFSKQDLAIKIREVLDGAKS